A genome region from Brevinematales bacterium includes the following:
- a CDS encoding sulfurtransferase TusA family protein, producing the protein MDTSYKVDKELDIRGLVCPFTYIKSKLFIESEVKSGEIVRIITDHEPASRDVPRSFVEDGHEHLATEAQGNLWIMYFKKR; encoded by the coding sequence ATGGATACATCATATAAAGTCGACAAGGAACTAGATATAAGAGGTTTAGTATGTCCTTTTACATATATTAAGTCAAAGTTGTTTATTGAAAGTGAAGTGAAATCTGGGGAAATTGTTAGAATAATAACAGATCATGAACCTGCTTCTAGAGATGTACCTAGAAGTTTTGTAGAAGATGGTCATGAGCATTTAGCAACTGAAGCGCAAGGTAACTTATGGATTATGTATTTTAAGAAAAGATAG
- a CDS encoding pirin family protein: MRKYSDIEFMLGAMELEEGAGVKVKRYIGQTYSYFDPFLLLDEFKSDDYESYSKGFPPHPHAGFEVMTYMLSGKLRHSDSKGTVEVMEEGDIQFMNTGRGIIHSEMPLFSKQKLLWGFQMWINVLSSLKMSEPFYKKYRHKVVVDGDVLVNIVAGEYKNEKNLNFSRNLTTYILAKLCKNQKVSFVVPEHHTSFIVVSDGLIKLNSESITHSNIAFLSRGIVDILAIDESIIIFASAKSVGEKIIKYGPFVVNTKDQLLEVINEYRNNFHDI; this comes from the coding sequence ATGAGAAAGTATTCAGATATTGAATTCATGCTAGGAGCTATGGAGTTGGAGGAAGGAGCTGGAGTTAAAGTTAAGAGATACATTGGACAGACTTACAGTTATTTTGATCCTTTTCTACTTCTTGATGAGTTCAAAAGTGATGATTATGAAAGTTATTCTAAAGGTTTTCCACCGCATCCACATGCAGGTTTTGAGGTTATGACTTATATGCTTTCTGGTAAATTGCGACATAGTGACTCAAAAGGTACTGTTGAAGTAATGGAAGAAGGTGATATACAATTTATGAATACAGGAAGGGGAATAATACACTCAGAGATGCCTTTGTTTTCTAAGCAAAAGTTGCTTTGGGGATTCCAAATGTGGATAAATGTATTATCGTCTTTGAAGATGTCTGAACCTTTCTATAAGAAGTATAGACATAAAGTTGTAGTTGATGGTGATGTACTTGTAAATATAGTTGCAGGAGAGTACAAAAATGAAAAAAACTTGAATTTTAGTAGGAACCTTACAACATACATTTTAGCAAAGCTTTGTAAAAACCAGAAGGTAAGTTTTGTAGTGCCAGAACATCATACTTCCTTTATCGTAGTTTCAGATGGTTTAATAAAGTTGAATAGTGAAAGTATAACCCATTCAAATATTGCTTTTCTGAGTAGAGGTATTGTGGATATTTTAGCTATTGATGAATCAATTATTATTTTTGCTAGTGCTAAATCAGTAGGTGAGAAAATAATAAAATATGGTCCTTTTGTTGTGAATACTAAAGATCAATTATTAGAGGTTATAAATGAATATAGGAATAATTTCCATGATATATAG